CCCTGTGGTCGCGCAGCAGCGCCAATCAGGCGATGCGCGGGCTGCCCGGCCGGCAGGTGCCCGGGGTCGATCTGGTCCTGGTCGGCCACACCATTATGACCCGGTCTTTCCAGTGGGGAAATCTGTGGTTCATGGACTCGGGCGCGGTGGTCACCGATGACCCGAGCGCTGCCTTGTCCATGCTGGAGGTCCATCCGACCCTCAAGCTGTGGTCGCTGCCCACCGCCCACGACCCCATAACCTCCCAGTGGTGGTCCGGGCAAATGGACCGGGTCGCCGCCGCCCAGGCGCGGCGATCGTCAGGGAGCGGCGCGCGCGCCCCCGGATCGGTTCCCGGTGACCAGGAAGGCGATCAGGCCCGCCCGCCGTAGGGTCCGCTGTGCGGACCAACAACCGCGCTAAGACTTCGGCAGCGTCACCCCGCGCTGACCCTGATACTTGCCGGCGCGATCCCGATACGAGGTCTCGCATACCTCATCGGACTCGAAGAACAGGATCTGCGCCACCCCTTCATTGGCATAGATCTTGGCCGGCAGGGTGGTGGTATTGGAGAACTCCAGGGTTACATGGCCTTCCCATTCGGGTTCCAAGGGCGTTACGTTTACTATTATACCGCAACGCGCATACGTTGATTTTCCAAGACAAATTACCAGAACGTTACGTGGTATACGGAAATATTCGACGGTCCGCGCCAGGGCGAATGAGTTGGGCGGAATGATGCAGACATCCGACTTCAAATCCACGAAGCTGTTGGAATCGAAGTTCTTGGGGTCGACGATCGCCGAATTGATGTTGGTGAAGATCTTGAATTCATCGGCGCAGCGCACGTCGTAGCCGTAGCTGGAGGTGCCATAGGAGATCAGGCGCCCGGTCTCGCCCTCGCGCACCTGTCCGGGCTCGAAGGGCTCGATCATGCCGTGTGCGGCGGCCATGCGGCGGATCCAACGGTCGGACTTGATGGTCATCAGGGCTGCTCATGCGTGCGAAACAACGTCAAGGTTACAACGACTCGCGCCACGCGGCAAAATCCGGCCCATGGAGCCTGAGTTCATCGCGTCCGGCAGGCGCACGGCGGCGAGCGGAGCACGTTGCCAGGTTCGTAGCGATCACCCTCGCGCAACTGATCGGCACGGAAGTGCCCGGTTCGGACCTGAAGGCGGGCAGTATTTTAACGCCTGGTGTCGGCTCGGGTGGTGCCCTGGGTTCCTTCGCGCTAACCTTAAGGCCCGCAAGCGATCGCGTCCAACCTGGAGGCGCGGCGCCACGCGCGACCCGCAGCCCCGCGTCGCCGGGTAAGCACTTCAATGCGACCGATAACCGTGGAGGGTCCCCATGACCGCCCCGATCAAGGAAAAACACCTGGACCTGCTCCAGGGCATCGTCAACCGTATGGCCGGCAACTCCTTTCTACTCAGGGGCTGGTCGGTGACCCTGGTGTCGGCCCTGCTGACGTTGGGCGCAAACCACGCCCAACCGCTGGTGGTGGCCATTGCATTGCTCCCGGTCTTCACCTTTTGGGGCCTCGACGGCTATATTCCTGGCCCAGGAGCGACTCTTCCGCGACCTCTACGCCAAGGTCATCGACCCGCACCAGCCGGTGCCGGACTACTCCCTGAGGATCGCCCCCTGCACCTTTCCCCTCTGGTTCAGCACGGTGCGCCGCCCGCTCCTGTTGGTCCTTCACGGCGCCGTGCTCACGGTTACCGTCTGCGTACTGGCGTATCTGTGGAGCGGCGGGGCGATGGCGCCGGCCCTTCACTGACCGCCTGCGGCGCCACACGAGTGGATCGACGCGGAGATTCCGAGACGGTCTCGCGTAGGGTGCGCCGTGCGCACCGGACGCCGCGCTGGCCCCGCCTGGAAGGTGCGCACGGCGCACCCTACAAAGTGCGGTTTGACGGTCCGAGGACTTCCGCTGGCCGGCACCAGGGTTCACCTCACGGACCGGCACGGGCTGGCTAACTGTGCGGCGGCTCCTGTCCGGACGCGAGGGCCCAATCGCGCGGGAGTTGCGGACGATGAGGCGTTCTGCCGGTCGGCGAGGGCATCCGCCGCTTCACGGACCGCCTCGTCGGCGATATGCTGGAGCAGGTCAACACCAGGCTGATCCCCCGTGACCGCCCTACCCGGACGGCGGATAACGTCGCCGTGGTCCATCGCCTGAGCGTCGGAACAGCGTCCGCAGGCCAGCTACTTCCACCCTTCGGACGATCCTCGCCGCCATGTAATCGCTGATCCCCCTGGCCATCATCGCGCTTGCCCTGGTGCCCATGTTTCTGCTGGTTGGCGCCGTTTGGGCCTGGAATGTGACATGGACCGAGCGCTCCGAGGTCCTCGCCATCTACCCGAAGGCCTGCGGCTTCATGCTCAAACCCCTCCCTGGTGATTCGCCACTCGCCACCGACACCATCCGGCGTATCGCCTATCAGGTCGAACAACTCTGCCGCCTGCCGGACCCGAATCAGGCCACCGGTAAGCAGCCCCGTAGCCCGGATGGAGCGCAGCGAAATCCGGGGGCGGCCTCGCGGATACTCAATAAATCAGTAGGTTGCCGCGAGAACCTGGATTGCGCTGCGCTCCATCCAGGCTACGACCTGACGCGATTCTTCTCTGCGTCGCTGCGCCTCTGCGTGAGATTCTTTAAAGAGGTCTCAGGCAGAGGCGCAGAAACGCAGAGGCGGTGACCCGCGCGCGACGCTTGGTTAACCCGCGAGGGCTCGTCGCGGCTGAAGCCGCTCCCACGGCGTCGCTGCGCGATCTGTTGGGTCGGCGTCCGGGATGCCTCAGTCGAACAGGCGGGCCGGGTCGGTGATCCGCGCGGCGGCCAGCAGCCAGGTCTTGAGCTGGGCCAGGTCGCGGCAGGCGGCGATGCGCTCCCGGGCGGCGGCCGGGACCTCCAGTTGGCGGTCCGCGAGCAGGGCCAGGATGGACTCGGCGATGCCCTTGCGCAGCCCCTCTCTGCGCGCCTCGCTGCGTCCCTCGGCGCGTACCGCGTCCAGCCCGTCGTATCCCGCTCGTTGGAGCAGGTTACGCATCACGGTACGGTCGGCCGCCGCCCGGTCGAACAGCGCATCCACGGGGATCGGGTTGCGCAGGATACCGGGGGTACTGAGGTCGTCGCCGCTGCCGTAGACCTGCACCGGTTGGCCGGGGCGGTGGACCTCGACCCGGCGCGGACCCGTGAGTCGGGCCACCCAGGCGTAGCTGGTCCCGCCCGCGAGCAGTTCGCCGATCTTCACCCGCAAGTCGGCCTCGTCCCGGCCGACGCCCGCGTATTCCACCGCGAGCGATGGGGCGCCCTCGCGCCAGCCGCGAGCGTCGGTCGGGGCCGCGACCGCAACGTCGGGGGCGCGCAGGGTTCGCGGGGTCAGCGCAAACCCGGCATCGATACCGGCCCATGCCACCTCCGGATCGCTCGCGATGACCGCTGCCCCCGTCAGGGTGCGGCTGGCGTCTTCGGGGTCCGCGGGTGGGCAATAGATCGGGTGACCGTTGGACAGTTCGTAGCGGTCGCCGTCCTGCAACTGATCGGCCCGGAAGGGGCCAGGGGTCGGTTTGGGGTCGGGACTGCCCATGGCGTTGGCCTTGTGGATGACTCGAAGAAAGCGGATCTCTAAGGACCAGTCCTCGGGATCAGGCTTACGGCATCTTGACCAACGCCGCCAGGGCGCCGACCTGGGCGAACATGAGGGGGATGAGCCACATCAGCAGGCTGAAGCCTTGGACTCCAGGGGGCGCGGGCTGTCCTGGTGATGCCGCTCCAGCGGTGTCACGGGAATGGAGCGGGGGCGTCCCGCCCCCGCGCGGGGCGGGACGCCCCGCCTCCGATCAGTTGTTCTGGATCACGATCCGCGGGAACTTGGCCGCATAGTCCTTGGTCTGGAGCGACAGCTTGGCCGCGGTGCGGCGCGCGATCTCGCGATAGATGGCGGTGATGCGCGAGTCGGGCTGGGCGACGACCGTGGGGCGGCCGTTGTCGGTCTCCTCGCGGATGTGGATGTCGAGCGGCAGTGAGCCCAGGAGGTCGATGCCGTACTGATCGGCCATGCTCTGACCGCCGCCGGAGCCGAAGATGAACTCCTCGTGACCGCACTTGGAGCAGATATGGGTGGACATGTTCTCCACGATGCCGAGCACCGGGACCTCCACCTTCTGGAACATCTTGAGCCCCTTGCGGGCGTCGAGCAGCGCGATGTCCTGGGGCGTGGTGACGATCACGGCGCCGGACACGGGCACCTTCTGGGCCAGAGTCAACTGGGTGTCGCCGGTGCCCGGGGGCAGGTCGATGATGAGATAGTCCAGATCGCTCCAGTTGGTGTCGTTCAGGAGTTGCTCCAGGGCCTGGGTGACCATGGGGCCGCGCCAGATCATCGGGGTCTCCTCGTCGATGAGGAAGCCGATGGACATGGCCTGGAGTTCGTAGGCGACCATCGGCTGCAGGCTGTTGTCGCCCGTGAGCTCGGGCTTGCCGGTGATGCCCAGCATGCGCGGCTGGGAGGGGCCGTAGATGTCGGCGTCCAGGAGACCGACCCGCGCCCCCTCGGCGACCAGTGCGAGTGCCAGGTTGACCGCCGTGGTGGACTTGCCGACGCCGCCCTTGCCGGAGGCCACGGCGATGATGTTCTTCACATTGTCGATGGGCTTGAGCGACTTCTGGACCGAGTGGGCCTGGACCTTCCAGCCGACGTCGACCTGGGCCTGCGCGACCCCGGGGACGGTCAGCACCCGCGCCTTGACGGCCTCGGCCAGGGACTCCTGAATGCCGCGGGCGGGGAAGCCCAAGACCACCGTGACCTTGACCTGGCCGCCCTCGATGACGATCCCCTTGACGCTCCCGGCGGTGACCAGGTCACGCTGGAGGTGGGGCTCGACGTAGCCCTTGATGGCCGCCTCGACCAGTTCTTTCGTTACTTCAGCCACATTCTGCTCCTGGTACGACTGGGCACCGGCAGGGCCGGCGCTGGACATGGGTGGGCTTGGCGCGCCTGACAAGCGTTGCACCGGCCGCCGCCCGCAAGGCCCGGAAGTTTGTCCCGAAGCGCGCCAAATCAAGGGCGCCGCCGTTGGTCGGCCCGCGCTCGCTCGTGAGATACTTGAAAACTTTGCCCTGCCCGCCCCAGCACGCCCTTAGAGAGCCCGCCCATGAGCGACCCCCGCGAGATCCTGATCACCAGTGCGCTGCCCTACGCCAACGGCCCCATCCACATCGGCCACCTGGTGGAGTACATCCAGACCGACATCTGGGCGCGCTTCCAGCGCATGCGCGGGCACCGGTGCTGGTATGTGTGCGCGGACGACGCCCACGGCACCCCCATCATGCTCAAGGCGCGCCAGGAGGGCATCAGCCCGGAGGCCCTGATCGCGCGGGTCAGCGCCGAGCACCAGGCGGACTTCGCCGCCTTCCGGGTCGCCTTCGACAACTATCACTCCACCCACAGCGATGAGAACCGCCACTACGCGAGCCTCATCTACGAGCGCAACCGCGACGCCGGCCACATCGCCCGGCGCACCATCACCCAGGCCTATGACCCGGTCGAGCAGATGTTCCTGCCGGACCGCTTCATCAAGGGCGAGTGCCCCAAGTGCGGTGCGCCGGACCAGTACGGCGACAACTGCGAGGTGTGCGGGGCGAGCTACTCGCCCAACGAGTTGAAGAACCCGCGCTCGGCGGTCTCCGGGGCGGTGCCGGAGCAGCGCGAGTCCGACCACTACTTCTTCAAGCTCGCCGACTTCGACGAAATGCTGAAGGCCTGGACGGGCGGCGGCAGCCTCCAGAAGGAGGTCGCCAACAAGCTCGGTGAGTGGTTCGCGTCCGGGCTCCAGGAGTGGGACATCTCGCGCGACGCGCCCTATTTCGGCTTCGAGATCCCGGACCACCCGGGCAAGTTCTTCTATGTCTGGCTCGACGCCCCGATCGGCTACATGGCGAGCTTCCAGAACCTCTGCGACAGCCCCAAGGGGCAGGCGGCCGGGCTCGACTTCGACCGCTTCTGGTCCCGGGACTCCAAGGCCGAGCTGTACCACTTCATCGGCAAGGACATCATCTATTTCCACGCCCTGTTCTGGCCGGCGATGCTCCACGGGGCGGGCTTTCGGGTCCCCAGTGCCATCTTCGCCCACGGCTTTCTCACCGTGGACGGCAGCAAGATGTCGAAGTCCCGCGGCACCTTCATCAAGGCGCGGACCTACCTGGACCATCTCAACCCCGAGTACCTGCGCTATTATTTCGCCGCCAAGCTCGGCAGCGGGGTGGACGACATCGATCTGAGCCTGGAGGACTTCGCGTTCCGGGTGAACGCGGACCTGGTGGGCAAGGTGGTCAATATCGCAAGCCGCAGCGCCGGCTTCATCACCAAGCGTTTCGCCGGGCGCCTGTCCGCGGCCCTGCCCGCCCCCGCCCTGTTCGCCGAGTTCGTCGCCGCCGGCGGCTCCATCGCCGAGGCCTACGAGCGGCGCGAGTACAGCCGCGCCGTGCGCGAGATCATGGCCCTGGCCGACCGGGCCAACCAGTACATCGACGAGCAGGCCCCCTGGGTGGCGGCCAAACAGCCGGGGCGCGAGACCGAACTCCAGGACATCTGCACCCAGGGGCTCAATCTCTTCCGCCTCCTGATCGGCTGGCTCAAGCCCATCCTGCCCGGGACCGCGGCCGACTCCGAGGCCTTCCTGCAAGTTCCGCCGCTGACCTGGGCGGACCTGGACCGGCCGCTCCTGGACCATCAGATCGCCCCCTTCAAACCGCTGATGACCCGGGTGGAGCCGGCCCAGGTCGCGGCGCTCCTGGAGGCCTCCAAGGAAGACCTGACGGGCGACGGGGCGTCGCGCCCCGGCGCCAGCGCGGACCAGAGCGTACCCGCCATCGACACGGCCACTCCCGCCACCCACCTGGCCCGCGACCCCCTGGCCCCGACCATCGACTTCGACACCTTCGCCAAGGTCGACCTGCGGGTGGCGCGCATCGTCGCCGCGGAGCGGGTGGAGGGGGCGGACAAGCTCCTGGCGCTCACGCTCGACCTGGGCGGGGAGACCCGCCAGGTCTTCGCCGGCATCCGGGCCGCCTATGACCCGGCTGCCCTCGTGGGGCGCCTCACCGTCATGGTCGCCAACCTGGCCCCGCGCAAGATGCGCTTCGGCGTCTCCGAGGGCATGGTCCTGGCGGCCGGACCGGGCGGGGCGGATATCTTTATCCTGACGCCCGATGACGGGGCCGAACCGGGGATGAAGGTCAAATAGCGCGGCGAAACCCATCGCTCGCGCCGTGCGCCGCGAGGTGGCTGAACCGCCGTGGCCGCGGTTATGATCAAGGCCAGTCCTATAGGGTTGGATAAGGCGCGCGGCACGGCACCTGGGACGGGCACGACGTCGGACCGCGCCGCATCCATCGACCCCGGGCCGGGGGTCACTGCCGTTAAGTTAAGCCGCGACGGCTACTGGGAGCGCCGCACCCCAGTGCGGCGCGGTCTCTGCTCAAGCCGCACCGCCGCGGTTATCTGCGAGATCGCGCCGCACTGGGGTGCGGCGCTCCCAGGCCGGGCCG
The DNA window shown above is from Candidatus Thiodictyon syntrophicum and carries:
- the dcd gene encoding dCTP deaminase, whose amino-acid sequence is MTIKSDRWIRRMAAAHGMIEPFEPGQVREGETGRLISYGTSSYGYDVRCADEFKIFTNINSAIVDPKNFDSNSFVDLKSDVCIIPPNSFALARTVEYFRIPRNVLVICLGKSTYARCGIIVNVTPLEPEWEGHVTLEFSNTTTLPAKIYANEGVAQILFFESDEVCETSYRDRAGKYQGQRGVTLPKS
- a CDS encoding Uma2 family endonuclease: MGSPDPKPTPGPFRADQLQDGDRYELSNGHPIYCPPADPEDASRTLTGAAVIASDPEVAWAGIDAGFALTPRTLRAPDVAVAAPTDARGWREGAPSLAVEYAGVGRDEADLRVKIGELLAGGTSYAWVARLTGPRRVEVHRPGQPVQVYGSGDDLSTPGILRNPIPVDALFDRAAADRTVMRNLLQRAGYDGLDAVRAEGRSEARREGLRKGIAESILALLADRQLEVPAAARERIAACRDLAQLKTWLLAAARITDPARLFD
- the apbC gene encoding iron-sulfur cluster carrier protein ApbC: MAEVTKELVEAAIKGYVEPHLQRDLVTAGSVKGIVIEGGQVKVTVVLGFPARGIQESLAEAVKARVLTVPGVAQAQVDVGWKVQAHSVQKSLKPIDNVKNIIAVASGKGGVGKSTTAVNLALALVAEGARVGLLDADIYGPSQPRMLGITGKPELTGDNSLQPMVAYELQAMSIGFLIDEETPMIWRGPMVTQALEQLLNDTNWSDLDYLIIDLPPGTGDTQLTLAQKVPVSGAVIVTTPQDIALLDARKGLKMFQKVEVPVLGIVENMSTHICSKCGHEEFIFGSGGGQSMADQYGIDLLGSLPLDIHIREETDNGRPTVVAQPDSRITAIYREIARRTAAKLSLQTKDYAAKFPRIVIQNN
- the metG gene encoding methionine--tRNA ligase — encoded protein: MSDPREILITSALPYANGPIHIGHLVEYIQTDIWARFQRMRGHRCWYVCADDAHGTPIMLKARQEGISPEALIARVSAEHQADFAAFRVAFDNYHSTHSDENRHYASLIYERNRDAGHIARRTITQAYDPVEQMFLPDRFIKGECPKCGAPDQYGDNCEVCGASYSPNELKNPRSAVSGAVPEQRESDHYFFKLADFDEMLKAWTGGGSLQKEVANKLGEWFASGLQEWDISRDAPYFGFEIPDHPGKFFYVWLDAPIGYMASFQNLCDSPKGQAAGLDFDRFWSRDSKAELYHFIGKDIIYFHALFWPAMLHGAGFRVPSAIFAHGFLTVDGSKMSKSRGTFIKARTYLDHLNPEYLRYYFAAKLGSGVDDIDLSLEDFAFRVNADLVGKVVNIASRSAGFITKRFAGRLSAALPAPALFAEFVAAGGSIAEAYERREYSRAVREIMALADRANQYIDEQAPWVAAKQPGRETELQDICTQGLNLFRLLIGWLKPILPGTAADSEAFLQVPPLTWADLDRPLLDHQIAPFKPLMTRVEPAQVAALLEASKEDLTGDGASRPGASADQSVPAIDTATPATHLARDPLAPTIDFDTFAKVDLRVARIVAAERVEGADKLLALTLDLGGETRQVFAGIRAAYDPAALVGRLTVMVANLAPRKMRFGVSEGMVLAAGPGGADIFILTPDDGAEPGMKVK